In uncultured Trichococcus sp., one DNA window encodes the following:
- a CDS encoding Fe-S cluster assembly sulfur transfer protein SufU yields MALSKLENLYRHVILDHSSHPHNYGTLENADEQIELNNPTCGDVITLQLAMDGDTIKAAKFSGHGCSISTASASMMTDVVIGKTKAEALALAEEFFLLVQDKIEPNEKHLGEAIVLNGVAKFPARIKCATLAWKALERAILQDKKEKGEEQAESPHEGEIL; encoded by the coding sequence ATGGCTTTATCTAAACTAGAAAACCTATACCGCCATGTCATTCTTGACCACTCCAGTCATCCGCACAATTACGGCACCTTGGAAAACGCCGACGAACAGATCGAACTGAACAACCCGACCTGCGGCGACGTCATCACGTTGCAATTGGCGATGGATGGCGACACGATCAAGGCCGCCAAATTCTCCGGCCATGGCTGCAGCATCAGCACAGCCAGCGCCAGCATGATGACGGACGTGGTCATCGGCAAAACGAAGGCAGAAGCATTGGCCTTGGCGGAAGAATTTTTCCTGCTGGTCCAGGACAAAATTGAACCGAACGAGAAGCACCTCGGCGAAGCGATCGTCCTGAACGGCGTCGCAAAATTCCCGGCCCGCATCAAATGCGCCACTTTGGCTTGGAAGGCTTTGGAAAGAGCGATTCTCCAAGACAAAAAAGAAAAAGGGGAAGAACAAGCGGAATCCCCGCATGAAGGAGAGATCTTATGA
- a CDS encoding site-specific integrase, translating into MIKEYKKKDGSKAYLVQVYLGIDPVTGKKKSTTRRGFATKKEAEVMEARLKVSSADGTHTTQKNRRYRFGEIYELWLQQHEREVKSGSYGTTKRYAELHVLPYFENLFIEKIDVAFCQKVLNKWTDHFKSAKYPKRIVSETLNYALLMGIIDTNPMKMLKLPRQKKDQPMQQENYLDSDELKYFLECCEDYGNEKFTTFFRLLAFTGCRRGEALALTWNDINFKSKRITISKTQTVDEDGIAIVSTPKTFESYREISIDKKTADMLMAWRSAQRKLYFKRGINTSSKEQLVFTTYPENKLYNGPTVNDWLNTIERKYKLKHITIHGFRHTHCSLLFEAGTPIQVVKERLGHSNINTTMNIYTHVTKKAEDNAAEKFAERFNF; encoded by the coding sequence TTGATAAAGGAATATAAAAAGAAAGACGGCTCAAAAGCCTACTTAGTCCAAGTGTATTTGGGAATCGATCCCGTTACCGGGAAGAAAAAAAGCACGACAAGAAGAGGCTTTGCAACGAAGAAAGAAGCGGAGGTCATGGAGGCCAGGCTAAAGGTAAGCTCGGCGGACGGCACACATACTACTCAAAAAAACCGACGGTACCGCTTCGGTGAAATCTATGAATTATGGTTACAGCAGCATGAGCGCGAAGTGAAGTCTGGATCCTACGGCACGACAAAACGCTATGCGGAGTTGCATGTTCTCCCCTATTTCGAGAATCTGTTTATCGAAAAAATCGACGTTGCTTTTTGCCAAAAGGTCCTGAATAAATGGACAGATCACTTCAAAAGTGCAAAGTATCCGAAACGAATTGTTTCCGAAACGTTGAACTATGCTTTACTGATGGGGATCATAGACACGAACCCGATGAAGATGCTGAAGCTTCCGCGACAAAAAAAGGATCAGCCCATGCAGCAGGAGAACTACCTGGACTCGGATGAACTGAAATATTTCCTGGAGTGCTGCGAGGATTACGGCAATGAGAAATTCACAACCTTCTTCCGGCTCCTGGCATTTACTGGATGCAGGCGCGGCGAAGCGTTAGCTTTAACCTGGAATGACATTAACTTTAAATCAAAGAGAATCACCATTTCAAAAACACAAACCGTTGACGAAGACGGCATTGCGATTGTTTCGACTCCCAAAACGTTCGAATCGTATCGGGAAATATCCATTGATAAAAAAACAGCTGACATGCTCATGGCTTGGAGATCAGCGCAAAGGAAGCTGTACTTCAAACGCGGGATCAATACCAGTTCAAAAGAGCAGCTTGTTTTCACTACCTATCCGGAAAACAAATTATACAATGGTCCGACAGTGAATGACTGGCTGAACACGATTGAACGTAAGTACAAACTGAAACACATCACCATTCACGGCTTCCGGCACACTCACTGCTCGCTCTTGTTCGAAGCTGGGACACCAATTCAGGTTGTCAAAGAGAGGCTGGGCCATAGCAACATTAACACAACTATGAATATATACACGCATGTGACCAAGAAAGCGGAAGACAACGCTGCCGAAAAGTTCGCGGAACGCTTCAATTTTTGA
- the sufD gene encoding Fe-S cluster assembly protein SufD has product MLNEEKTSLLDAVRLYSIEKEEPEWMRTKRLEWLEKYEEQAFPLMERISYHRWPLLDTTISAGAYGEELVNSQGLQYDLGDTPKIVQYGNVTLMEQLPQHLIDQGVIFTDLYTAAQDYPELVQEYYMTTAVKPEEDRFTAFHTAFMNSGVFLYVPKNVVIEEPLEALFIQNSHVKESFVKHVLLVADVNSSVKYVERYETEGNEKNSANIIVEVITKTGAQVKFSAVDTMGENTSVYINRRGHLLKDSSIDWAIGVMNDGNVISDFDSDLIGDGSHSEIKVVAVSTGRQVQGIDTRVTNYGKHSIGHILQHGVIMDRSTLTFNGIGHIIKGAKGADAQQESRVLMLSDNARGDANPILLIDENDVTAGHAASVGRVDPEEMFYLLSRGIPKAEAERLVIRGFLGTVIAAIPVKEIREGLVEMIERKLMKL; this is encoded by the coding sequence ATGCTGAACGAAGAAAAAACGTCCTTGTTGGATGCGGTTCGCCTGTATTCCATTGAAAAGGAAGAACCGGAATGGATGCGCACGAAACGTTTGGAATGGCTGGAAAAATATGAAGAGCAAGCTTTCCCATTGATGGAACGCATCAGCTACCACCGTTGGCCGCTCCTTGACACAACCATCTCTGCCGGTGCATACGGCGAGGAATTGGTCAACAGCCAGGGTCTCCAATACGACTTGGGCGACACACCGAAAATCGTACAATACGGAAATGTGACGCTGATGGAGCAATTGCCGCAGCATTTGATTGATCAAGGCGTCATTTTCACCGACTTATATACAGCCGCTCAGGATTATCCTGAATTGGTCCAAGAATACTACATGACGACAGCCGTGAAACCGGAAGAAGACCGTTTCACCGCTTTCCACACAGCCTTCATGAACAGCGGCGTCTTCCTTTACGTGCCGAAGAACGTCGTCATCGAAGAGCCGTTGGAAGCTCTGTTCATCCAGAATTCCCACGTGAAGGAAAGCTTCGTCAAACACGTGCTTCTGGTCGCTGACGTGAACAGCTCCGTCAAATACGTGGAGCGCTACGAAACCGAAGGCAACGAAAAGAACAGCGCCAACATCATCGTTGAAGTCATCACGAAAACCGGCGCGCAAGTTAAATTCTCTGCAGTCGACACGATGGGCGAAAACACTTCCGTCTACATCAACCGCCGCGGCCACCTGTTGAAGGATTCCTCCATCGATTGGGCGATCGGCGTCATGAACGACGGCAATGTCATCTCCGATTTCGACTCCGATCTGATCGGCGACGGCTCCCACAGCGAAATCAAAGTCGTGGCCGTTTCCACCGGCAGACAAGTACAGGGGATCGACACCCGCGTCACGAACTACGGCAAGCATTCGATCGGCCATATCCTGCAGCACGGGGTCATCATGGACCGCTCGACATTGACCTTCAACGGCATCGGCCACATCATCAAAGGCGCGAAGGGCGCCGACGCGCAGCAAGAAAGCCGCGTCCTGATGCTGTCCGACAACGCCAGAGGGGATGCGAACCCGATCCTGTTGATCGACGAGAACGACGTCACAGCCGGCCATGCCGCCAGCGTCGGACGCGTCGATCCGGAAGAGATGTTCTATCTCCTGTCACGCGGTATCCCTAAGGCAGAAGCAGAGCGTCTGGTCATCCGCGGATTCCTGGGTACGGTCATCGCGGCCATCCCAGTCAAAGAAATCCGTGAAGGCCTAGTGGAGATGATCGAAAGGAAGTTGATGAAACTTTGA
- the sufB gene encoding Fe-S cluster assembly protein SufB, translating to MSEVPVVDDYKFGFHDDAKIIYSTGKGLTEEIVREVSASKDEPQWMLDFRLKSLEAYRKAGLPKWGPDLSTLKFDDITYFQKATDKVARTWDDVPDEIKETFEKIGIPEAERAYLAGVTVQYESEAVYHNMKDEFEKLGIIFTDTDTALKEYPEIFKEHFATVVPPTDNFEAALNSAVWSGGTFIYVPKGVKCDVPLQTYFRINNEGSGQFERTLIVVDEGASVHYVEGCTAPTYSADSLHAAVVEIVVKKDAYCRYTTIQNWSGNVYNLVTKRAVALENATMEWIDGNLGAKVTMKYPSVFLNGRGAKGTMLSVAFAGKGQQQDTGAKMIHNAPHTSSSIVSKSIAKDGGAVNYRGQVKFGKKSEGSISHIECDTIIMDDISTSDTIPFNEIHNGKVSLEHEAKVSKISEEQLYYLMSRGLSESQATEMIVMGFVEPFTKELPMEYAVELNRLIAYEMEGSVG from the coding sequence ATGAGCGAAGTACCAGTAGTTGACGATTATAAATTTGGCTTTCATGACGACGCAAAAATCATCTATTCGACCGGAAAAGGACTGACGGAAGAAATCGTCAGAGAAGTATCCGCATCAAAGGATGAACCGCAATGGATGTTGGATTTCCGTCTCAAATCATTGGAAGCATACAGAAAAGCAGGGTTGCCGAAATGGGGACCGGATCTATCCACTCTTAAATTCGACGACATCACCTATTTCCAGAAGGCAACCGATAAAGTCGCCCGGACTTGGGATGATGTGCCTGACGAAATCAAGGAAACCTTCGAAAAAATCGGGATCCCTGAAGCCGAGCGCGCTTATCTGGCCGGCGTAACGGTCCAGTATGAGTCGGAAGCCGTCTACCACAACATGAAGGATGAGTTCGAGAAACTGGGCATCATCTTCACCGACACGGATACAGCCCTGAAGGAATATCCGGAAATCTTCAAGGAACATTTCGCCACTGTTGTACCACCGACGGACAACTTTGAAGCTGCCTTGAATTCGGCTGTTTGGTCCGGCGGCACGTTCATCTATGTACCGAAAGGCGTCAAATGCGATGTGCCGTTGCAGACTTACTTCCGTATCAACAACGAAGGCTCCGGCCAATTCGAACGCACGCTGATCGTCGTCGACGAAGGCGCCAGCGTCCACTATGTTGAAGGTTGTACCGCGCCAACTTATTCGGCCGACAGCCTGCATGCCGCAGTCGTTGAGATCGTCGTGAAGAAAGATGCTTACTGCCGCTACACGACCATCCAAAACTGGTCGGGCAACGTCTACAACTTGGTGACGAAACGTGCAGTAGCCCTGGAAAACGCGACAATGGAATGGATCGACGGTAACCTGGGTGCGAAAGTGACGATGAAATACCCGAGCGTATTCCTGAACGGCCGTGGCGCCAAAGGAACGATGCTTTCCGTAGCCTTCGCCGGCAAAGGCCAGCAGCAGGATACCGGTGCAAAAATGATCCACAACGCTCCGCATACGTCCAGTTCGATCGTCTCCAAGTCGATCGCGAAGGACGGCGGGGCAGTGAACTACCGCGGACAAGTGAAGTTCGGCAAGAAATCGGAAGGATCGATCTCGCATATCGAATGCGACACGATCATCATGGATGACATCTCCACTTCCGACACGATTCCGTTCAACGAAATCCACAACGGCAAAGTCTCCCTGGAGCACGAAGCCAAAGTTTCCAAAATCTCCGAAGAGCAGCTTTACTACCTGATGAGCCGTGGCCTCAGCGAGTCCCAAGCGACCGAAATGATCGTCATGGGCTTCGTGGAGCCATTCACCAAAGAACTTCCGATGGAGTATGCAGTCGAGTTGAACAGACTGATTGCTTATGAAATGGAAGGGTCTGTAGGATAA
- a CDS encoding cysteine desulfurase → MIDAKKIKQDFPILFQTVNDEPLIYLDNAATSQKPKQVLEAIQHYYEFDNANIHRGVHTLAERATSAYEAAREKLRRFINAASEKEVLFTRGTTTGLNWVAVGFGDLIVEEGDEIYITPMEHHSNVVPWQQLAKRKKAKLVYLPLTEDGFVDVEKSAEVITAKGKILSVCHSSNVLGVTNPIKELAALIHQHNGYMVVDGAQSTPHMKVDVQALDADFYAFSGHKMLGPTGSGVLYGKEALLEKMEPVEFGGEMIDFVYDQESTWSVLPWKFEAGTPNIAGGIGLGAAVDYLEAIGMDAIEAYEKEMVRYVLPKLQAIEGITVYGPADPEKHTGVITFNLEGIHPHDLATAFDMEGIAVRAGHHCAQPLMRYLDVSSTARASFYFYNTFEEADQFIASLHKIKEFFKDGFI, encoded by the coding sequence TTGATCGATGCAAAGAAAATCAAACAGGACTTCCCGATCCTTTTCCAGACCGTGAACGATGAGCCGCTGATCTATCTGGACAACGCGGCCACTTCACAGAAACCGAAACAGGTGCTGGAAGCCATCCAACATTACTATGAGTTCGACAATGCCAATATCCACCGCGGCGTGCATACGTTGGCGGAACGCGCGACTTCAGCATATGAAGCCGCGCGCGAAAAACTGCGCCGCTTCATCAACGCCGCTTCGGAGAAGGAAGTCCTATTCACCCGCGGCACGACGACCGGCCTGAACTGGGTTGCTGTCGGATTCGGCGATCTGATCGTCGAAGAGGGCGATGAAATCTACATCACGCCGATGGAACACCACTCCAACGTGGTTCCTTGGCAACAGTTGGCGAAACGCAAGAAGGCCAAATTGGTCTACCTGCCGTTGACTGAAGACGGCTTCGTCGATGTCGAAAAATCGGCCGAAGTCATCACTGCAAAAGGAAAAATCCTGTCAGTCTGCCATTCCTCGAATGTATTGGGAGTCACCAACCCGATCAAGGAACTGGCCGCATTGATCCATCAGCACAACGGCTACATGGTCGTGGACGGCGCCCAATCGACGCCGCACATGAAAGTCGATGTGCAGGCACTGGATGCCGATTTCTATGCTTTCAGCGGCCACAAGATGCTGGGACCTACCGGATCCGGCGTGCTTTACGGCAAGGAAGCCTTGCTTGAAAAGATGGAGCCTGTCGAATTCGGCGGCGAAATGATCGATTTCGTCTATGACCAGGAAAGCACCTGGAGTGTCCTGCCTTGGAAATTCGAAGCGGGCACACCGAACATCGCCGGCGGAATCGGCCTTGGGGCTGCCGTCGACTATCTGGAAGCGATCGGCATGGATGCGATCGAGGCCTACGAGAAGGAAATGGTGCGCTATGTGCTGCCGAAACTGCAGGCGATCGAAGGCATCACCGTCTACGGTCCTGCCGATCCGGAAAAGCATACGGGCGTCATCACCTTCAACCTGGAAGGGATCCATCCGCATGACTTGGCTACGGCTTTCGACATGGAAGGCATCGCTGTCCGCGCCGGACATCACTGCGCGCAACCGTTGATGCGTTATTTGGACGTATCCTCGACGGCCAGAGCGAGTTTCTATTTCTACAACACATTCGAAGAGGCCGATCAATTCATCGCCTCCTTGCATAAAATAAAGGAGTTTTTCAAAGATGGCTTTATCTAA